One part of the Verrucomicrobiota bacterium genome encodes these proteins:
- a CDS encoding Hsp70 family protein produces MSKRKVVGIDLGTTFSAIAHIDEYGKPQIIPNAESERTTPSVILFEDSNVIVGSTAKALAVAEPEKIVEFVKREMGKPREEFNREVGAIKYSADELSAVILKKMKNDAEKYLAVTVTDAVITVPAYFNDAERNATMNAGKIAGLNVLQVINEPTAAALAYGINKLGKDQTVFVFDLGGGTFDVTIMKIDGEQIRMVATNGDHRLGGKDWDDKIINYVAEEFDKTHGENPLLDLQAYQDLQSRSIAAKIQLTNRSKTTVVHSHNGKSVKVDLSLDQFNQMCQDLVEKCHILCDIVLMEAKMTWKDIDTVLLVGGMTRCPMVRNMVRESSGKEPSEEVNPDEAVALGAAVQSMLCHIKESVDTGSNEVAPETIKHFTGSSGGLIQVTNITSHTLGIVLWNDVNHEEYVFPMIAKMTSVPCEIKNTFGTASANMKRVVVKVVEGESTVPEECTKLGNCEIELPEYLPKATPVEVTYRYNNNQILEVTVKAQDKIAHAEIHRSGGLNEKEVGKAREHLTLLNVA; encoded by the coding sequence ATGTCTAAGCGTAAAGTCGTAGGAATAGATTTAGGGACCACGTTCTCCGCGATTGCCCATATTGATGAATATGGCAAGCCGCAGATTATTCCTAATGCTGAAAGTGAGCGGACGACCCCATCGGTTATTCTTTTCGAGGATAGTAATGTGATTGTAGGCAGTACAGCCAAAGCTTTAGCTGTCGCTGAACCGGAAAAGATTGTAGAATTTGTCAAACGCGAGATGGGCAAACCGCGTGAGGAATTTAACCGCGAGGTAGGAGCGATCAAATATTCTGCTGATGAACTTTCTGCCGTAATCCTTAAAAAGATGAAGAATGATGCGGAAAAATATCTCGCTGTGACAGTGACCGATGCAGTCATTACGGTTCCTGCCTATTTTAATGATGCCGAGCGTAATGCGACGATGAATGCAGGGAAAATTGCCGGATTGAATGTATTGCAGGTGATTAATGAACCAACAGCAGCGGCTTTGGCCTACGGGATTAATAAGCTGGGTAAAGACCAAACCGTCTTTGTTTTTGACCTTGGTGGGGGGACCTTTGACGTGACGATCATGAAAATCGATGGCGAACAAATCCGGATGGTCGCGACCAATGGAGACCACCGACTGGGCGGAAAAGACTGGGATGACAAAATTATTAATTATGTCGCCGAGGAATTTGATAAAACGCACGGGGAAAATCCGCTTCTTGATTTGCAAGCTTACCAAGATTTACAGTCCCGCTCCATCGCTGCAAAAATCCAGCTCACTAACCGTTCGAAGACCACAGTCGTCCATAGTCATAATGGCAAATCGGTAAAGGTAGACCTGAGTCTGGATCAATTTAATCAGATGTGCCAGGACTTGGTAGAGAAATGCCACATCCTTTGTGATATCGTCCTGATGGAAGCAAAAATGACATGGAAGGATATCGATACCGTTCTGCTCGTTGGCGGGATGACCCGTTGCCCAATGGTCCGGAATATGGTGAGGGAGTCCAGTGGGAAAGAACCATCCGAGGAAGTCAATCCTGACGAGGCGGTGGCCCTTGGTGCGGCCGTACAAAGTATGCTTTGCCACATCAAAGAGTCAGTGGACACGGGGTCTAATGAGGTCGCTCCTGAAACTATTAAACATTTTACGGGGTCATCGGGTGGTTTGATCCAGGTCACTAATATTACCTCCCATACTTTAGGAATCGTTTTGTGGAATGATGTAAACCATGAGGAATATGTATTCCCCATGATTGCGAAAATGACGAGTGTGCCTTGTGAGATTAAAAATACTTTCGGGACGGCCAGTGCGAATATGAAACGGGTCGTCGTCAAAGTCGTGGAAGGGGAGAGCACCGTGCCAGAGGAATGTACCAAGCTTGGAAATTGTGAGATTGAGCTGCCTGAGTATCTCCCGAAAGCCACTCCTGTCGAGGTGACTTATCGTTATAATAACAATCAAATTCTTGAAGTGACTGTCAAAGCACAGGATAAAATAGCCCATGCCGAGATCCACCGCTCCGGGGGCCTGAATGAAAAAGAAGTCGGTAAGGCACGCGAACATCTCACGTTGCTGAATGTCGCTTAG
- a CDS encoding SUMF1/EgtB/PvdO family nonheme iron enzyme: MALPYPLADDPRKWDGWKLYNSNNLYDRLGLSYEEAPSAQLIEECCRQLLMWWQKKLPLKSQPNNPLAQLLGRAIDEAPRLITQAKVILLDPDQRAVHDRQIQQSANDSSLEEFQKFIIFALSDKKLTPAGENGLYGMGQNLGLADELIGQTIEANLLELGAVRFDPEAAAVEAIAEANARTEALKVQQATLVAGTASAPAGAKAKDNGGQPAAPAGQPDPDGFKDLVEQWKERSEWGELEDEDKDKLMKWAGNFNLTAPWAQAIVDDEEYDPDGESKAKTAEEERIKKKAALASAASPVQSYSPEQEKALYPPYVNELGMQMIYIPSCTFKMGCKSPEAAHNEEPEFQVTLTGYYISKSPVTFAQFEQFLPTHKSKRPAWADDSHPAVMMSWEQAGKFCDWLSVRENKKYKLLTEAEWEYAAKGPQNRRYPWGDSDIAAALGNFADASTNFHWSDPVINDGFAQSSPIGSFPLGSSPFGCDDMAGNVWEWCKDVLADYKISPQTNPSPSTGSQKIIRGGSWRSKATSLRTTARAGQMPTYFANDIGFRIACTRPVIK, from the coding sequence ATGGCGCTTCCTTATCCTCTAGCAGATGACCCCCGGAAATGGGATGGTTGGAAACTTTATAATTCAAATAACCTCTACGACCGGTTAGGTTTATCATATGAAGAGGCTCCCAGTGCCCAGTTAATTGAGGAGTGTTGCCGACAGTTACTGATGTGGTGGCAAAAAAAGCTTCCGCTCAAAAGCCAGCCGAATAATCCATTAGCCCAGCTCTTGGGACGCGCCATTGATGAGGCTCCCCGCTTGATCACCCAAGCCAAGGTCATTTTACTCGATCCCGACCAACGCGCCGTCCATGACCGGCAGATCCAGCAAAGTGCAAATGACAGCTCATTGGAGGAGTTTCAGAAATTTATCATTTTTGCCTTGTCGGATAAAAAACTCACACCGGCCGGGGAAAACGGATTGTATGGAATGGGGCAGAACTTAGGTTTGGCCGATGAACTGATAGGGCAGACGATAGAGGCAAATTTATTGGAGTTAGGGGCGGTTAGATTCGACCCGGAGGCTGCTGCTGTCGAAGCGATTGCTGAGGCCAATGCACGCACGGAAGCTTTGAAAGTCCAGCAGGCCACTTTGGTGGCGGGAACCGCATCGGCTCCTGCGGGGGCAAAGGCCAAAGATAATGGAGGGCAACCGGCTGCTCCCGCTGGACAACCGGATCCCGATGGATTTAAGGATTTGGTTGAACAGTGGAAAGAACGTTCCGAATGGGGTGAACTAGAGGACGAAGATAAAGATAAACTCATGAAATGGGCTGGAAACTTTAACCTGACTGCACCATGGGCCCAGGCGATCGTCGATGATGAAGAATATGATCCCGACGGTGAATCAAAAGCCAAAACGGCAGAAGAGGAACGCATAAAGAAGAAGGCGGCTTTAGCCAGTGCTGCCAGTCCGGTACAAAGTTATTCCCCCGAGCAGGAGAAGGCTCTTTATCCGCCGTATGTCAATGAGTTAGGCATGCAAATGATTTATATCCCCAGCTGCACCTTTAAAATGGGATGTAAATCCCCAGAGGCGGCCCATAATGAAGAGCCTGAATTCCAAGTCACATTAACGGGATATTACATTTCAAAATCGCCAGTGACATTTGCCCAGTTTGAACAGTTTTTGCCGACCCACAAATCCAAGCGCCCGGCTTGGGCTGATGACTCGCATCCGGCGGTCATGATGTCGTGGGAACAGGCCGGGAAATTTTGTGATTGGCTCAGTGTCAGGGAAAACAAAAAATATAAGTTGCTGACAGAAGCAGAATGGGAATATGCGGCCAAAGGCCCTCAAAATCGCCGTTATCCCTGGGGGGATAGTGATATAGCGGCGGCATTGGGAAATTTTGCCGATGCCTCTACAAATTTCCACTGGTCGGATCCAGTGATCAATGATGGGTTTGCTCAGAGCTCACCAATAGGCAGTTTTCCCTTGGGGAGTTCTCCATTTGGATGTGATGACATGGCCGGTAATGTCTGGGAATGGTGTAAAGATGTTTTAGCAGATTACAAAATATCTCCTCAGACTAATCCCTCTCCTTCGACGGGATCCCAGAAAATCATCCGTGGCGGTTCATGGAGGTCAAAAGCCACTAGCTTGAGGACAACAGCAAGGGCAGGGCAAATGCCCACTTATTTCGCAAATGATATAGGATTTCGAATTGCCTGCACAAGACCTGTGATTAAGTAA